AAGCCCTAGGAATAAGACCCACCACTCAGTTGATGTTTGCTGATGACCAAAGCTAATCCAGGGACCCCTTGGGCCAATTAATCGCCTAACCTACTCATGGACTTGTCAACATCACTGACCACCTAAGACGGCATGTCTGTAGGGAGTAACTAAACTTGCAAGGAAGTTGGCATAGGATTTTGATCTTGGCCCTGACAAGTAACAAACTTCTTGTAAATAAACACAATTTTTTCCTACTGATGTGGCAACAATATTTCCTACTTATCTGGAACATTATTGATAAGGCATACAATTAGACACTTTGGCACACTTTTGAGCACTTTACTCAATTTGTCTACATTCTTTCAACTCATTTCatatgtttgttttgcaggctAGTCCCACATACAATTTTagactatgtttgttttcattttcaaattgtttttgagacaagtcaaaacatactcaatgttgtcatcattcaaaaacaccttatttaagtgtttctaattattttagcataaatacataaatatatataacacacatatatacataaatatatataaaaaagacatgatttaacaatgaatagtaatttttgtctcccaaaacacaacattaaacatttaatacttattttcaattttctccaaaataaatccaaacatacatactgtCTCTAagacacacttatttatctttgtttttctctctctacctccacaaaacacaacaaaacactcaaaaaacggatccaaatattatgttaGGATACTCAGCTACTAGCAAGTGCAATCTAGGATTTAAAAGTGaggacaaaattataataaataattaatttaatatctttgTAAAGTAGTAAATAACAATTAACATAGATATTGTCCCACGTGATACAAATATCATGGTTTTggaaactaaaaattaatataacatCATGAGTTTCTTCTTTTggaaactaaaaattaatataacatCATGAGTATGTTttatccacaaaaaaaaaaaaaaaaagaaagaaaaaactagaACTAAgagaatttgataaaaaaagttacaaaaggGAAAATATAATGTTATGTACATGCACTAGAAAAACTGAATATtgactataattataatagcTATCGGTTAAAATCTGtggtatataatttttattaatcatagaACGTAACTTACTAACAAAAGTGTTCTATCAGAAACACGACTTAACTACCCTGTATATATCTAAAATGCCATACTAAATCAAGTGACATGGCTCGAACACAACAGTCGGAGTTTGTAGCTAAGATAGAATAGAAAAAAGATTAGATGAACTAAAGATTGATTGTtagtttaattgaaaattgatagttatttactttttaaaatgaattaaccatatataattttgaagtaATGTATTTGATTAAGAACTTAAATATAAGATatgcttattttatgttttatcttGATATTGAATTTCGATCTTTCCATCataatgttatatattttgattttttttatattgtatattttaattttatgagaatatatagaaaatagtgtatatatatatatattatatttagttgtGTCAGTGTCGTGTTGTAtcgtaaaattttaaaatttttcatattattatgtcTGTGTGATTGTGTCTTTGTCCATGTATCATAGATGTGAAGTGTGTAGAAAATAGTGAGCTTGATCTATATAACAAGTATGGAGAGTGTAAAGTGTTGTATATGCTTGATAAATCATGCATTCATGTCCTTAGGGAAGGAATGCTCCTATTCATAGAGAAGGATTAGACAGGGTCGTATCTCCATTTTTCTGGATTTGTGCTAGGTAGTTGAGCCGTCTGACGCATTCGGGATTCCCAGAACCTTATCCTCAAATTTCTTTCAGGCAGTTGTTGATTCTTAGGAGCCACTTCTCTTTGATTTGGTTTGGAATAGATTGTTCTTGCAGGAAATAAGTGTTGGACTTTTAGAGTTGATATGATCTGTTGACTTTTATATGGGATTAATGGGCCTCTAAGTGTGCGAACTTAGGTGGGCTTGCTGCCCAGAGATGGCAGGAAATAGCAATTTTAATCCAATAAGTTAAAATTATGttacttttggtcctattCGTTACGTGATTaatacttttagttttataatttataaaaattagcatttttggtcctaatACACTTTTctatctataatttaatgatGTAGATCATGTGCGTAGCGCATAGCcgttaagtatttttggttgAAGGAAAAATTGGCCATTTTTTCAATAGTAGCATATGAATGCTTCATTTGGCCTACTTGATTCACTTATAGAATACATGATATTTTGTGTTGGTTCTACTTGGTTTCAACTTATAGAAATATGGGAAggatatcatttaatttttgtgttatgtttttttccctaatttcctttaagatttatttttttccaaaaatgatCCAAGCTAGAAAACAAACCAATTTTCTCTCCAGCAAAAAATAGTTAACGATCACAAGTTAGGCACGTGCACTACACTGTCAAATTATAGACAAAAAAGTGTATGTGTatcaaaagtgctaatttttgtaaattacagTATTAAAAGTGGTAATCCCATAACAAACGAgacgaaaaataaaataagcataacttatgagaccaaaaatattatttgccgACCGATGGGCCTTCGAGTGAGCATACATGCGAGTAGGTTGGACAACCTCAAAGCCTTTGATTGGAACAACATTTCAAACTTTTAGAAGTTAACTAAAGAAGAATGGAACAATATTTAGAAGTTGgaagtgaaatataattaattactagagTTATAGAATGTTGCAATACTAGTATTTGTTAAGGTGTGAAGATTGCTTACATGTTAAAGAAGTCAAGAATGACTTCATGTTGTGGCTATAAATACTCTTGTTGGCATTGTTTTGTAGAGTAGAGTAGTgagaaaaacatataagttTTCTATGTAGTCGagagataaaagaaagagttgagacgagagtgagtgttgtctttttcacgtgtggtgaagacttacatacaggtgtgtgtgtgttatactcctcaattttcctcctctttgagtgttttctcctggcttggtatcgcccccagatgtaggatttatatccgaactgggttaacaaatttgTGTGTCTTTTATCTCTTTCATATTCCAGTTGTTGTCCATCTTGACCCAGTCCATTTTCTAACAGTATTAATACTAGggatatattgaattatattacttttatattaacaataGCTAATAACTATTcagtttgaaataattttatgtccaaaatttaaaactaaaattaattagtcaaaatcttttactttctttatggtagtgaaataaaaaatataacatataggGAGATTATATAATAGcataaagaaaataaggaattttgactaattaatttcattttaatattatatttttatttttgcattaatcTGTTTTAATACACGGtcatgaaatataataattagtagGTATCATGAAGTGcaaaatttcaagattaaGGATTAATGATCTGATTTAGAAGTACCAATTAAGTCTATCAATTTAATTGcaaataatagaattaaatgGTTTctcatcaattaaaataattgttatcaaactttttaaaacatataattatatatactatgaTTCATGATAGcgattaaaaatacaattatgaacttaatatatttatagctAATAAgtcttaaaaaatcaaattatattaatactatatatcatgatcacataaaaattaatgcaaaaacttaaatcTTTTAACCATGGTTAGTTAACATTAACCATGGTTTTAATTTATGGACAAAATATTTGCCACATATTTAGTTATAGTAAATGTTTTGGTCttgattaaagaaataatggTTGATAGTCATTACACAATcggagttaattaatatttgttcaCACAAAATGAtgtatttgcaaaaattaattacaagacAAGAAAGATATCGACAAATGAATCTTtattaatcacataaaaaaGTTGATACTAACTCTGTTAAAGATGATTCCTTGATTCTTTACTTTGGATATTGATCCAAGGGCTTGAATAAGCTTGTTTTTTTAGCGTGGATCATGTGTAATTTTCTACGGATTTTGAAGCAAACTAAATGTCACTTTGAAGTTTGAAGCAAGGGTTGATGGATTCGATATGCCAAAAAAGACATGGGAGTTTCGTGGTTGCAAGGTCTCGTCGTGACAGAGAGCTTTTGGACTTGAgtcattttaatttgttgtgtATTGTGTGTTGAGTTGTATGTAGTATGGAATGGAATGACTTGTGTTGAATGTTGTATCCACTTTTGTTGTGTGGTGGAGCCCCTGAGCATGCTTTGACTTATAATTTGGGCTTACTTTTATTGGGTTCAACATCATGGACTTGAATTTCCTAATAGGCTattcttgaatatatttttagtccaatttagtcaataaaaaaaaaaaaaaattaaatttatatttctctCTTATGACCCAGAAAAATGATAAGCCCAAATTTTGTATAGGGTTAcgaatttatcattttaaaaatagagaaacctaaatttattatgaattttaatttaaagccTGATTATTAGCCAATTTATTTGGGTTTTTTATTggtattttattctaaaatttcgATATCAACAACATTCGTCACAATGTTTTACCTTAACCATGGTTATTAACCATGTGAAAAgccatatttcttttaacgATCGCATGTGATAGTTcctaaaatcttaaaaataagttgtgaACTCTTTACCTTTTTCCACAAGAACTTATAAGCTttcaatttcttaatttttcaataaaggaagctctttataaaaaacaaaaaaaaaaagaagttgcCACACTCTTCACCTTATAAACTTCCCCACATTTCACAATATGTTTTGAAGAGGTTATAAGCCTTCTCTAAGACCCTCTATGAAAAACTTTACAGCCTACATGGAAAGAAGCACATGAAATCATACTTGATGAGCTTGTGATCAAACACAAAGAAGCATATGTGGCAAACATAGACCAGAAACCAAAACCAATCTCAATTAAGGAGTAAAGAAAACTTCTCTATGGCTTCCCTTGGTTTGCATACAGCCTCCAAGGCCTTAACCTTTGGTATACTGAACCCTGTACCTTCCGTCATGTCCACCAATTCATCGCTAACTCTCTCCCACTCGAAGAGCTGAATCATTGTCCCGAGTGTCAATCCAAGCACCCTGCCGGCAATACCCCCACCAGGGCATTTACGCCTTCCGGCTCCAAATGGGAGCATAAACCCTTCTCCGTTCATTGTCTCGTGTCTCTCAGGCACAAACTTTGTTGGCTCGTCCCATAATCTTGGATCCCTGTGAATGGACCACAAATTGACTAGCAACATTGTTCCCTTCGATATGTTGTAGCCACCAACTGTACAATCTTCAGAGGCTTCATGAGGTATCAAGAACGGGACCGGTGGGTATAAACGTAGAGTTTCTGTGATTACGTTCTGCAAGTAGCTTAGCTTAGGCAGGTCTTGCTCGTCTAAGAGGCGATCCGCTGGAACGTTAGCATCTATTtcagcttttattttttttatagcgGCAGGATGGTTAAGTAGTAGCGACATTGCCCATTCCATGCTTATTGACATCGTGTCCGTGCCTGCAATGAGCAGCACCTGTCCATATCGAGCAAGTATACTTAAAACTGGGTAAAAGGTAACTTATCCCCTCTTTATAGAACATGTTTATAATTTCCCGgtacgaaaaataaaaacactaaaaatctcttttataattttctaaacatagCAAAACATCCAAGGGGTGCTTTgccatatttaaaaaatcatgggGGGTATTTTATTGTTACACAAAAACATGCCCCCCAAAATGGACATTTTATTGTTGTTCATATATTCCCCAGATCAGCTATTGAAACAGGGTCAGGAGTATGAGCTGATCATTCTAGTTCATAAACAGGGTTTAAACACTTACCAGTATAATTCCTTTGATGAGCTCATCAGTGTAATACTCCGGTTCATTTTCTTGCAATGATAGCAGGTGATCGATCATCGTCTTCCCGGAATGTCCACCGTTTCCACCGTAAAGTCCAGCCTTGAACATCAATTCACGGCGTTCATTTACCAAGTCCTGCATAAACTTGTCAAGCTTTTCCATTAAAGCCGCAAACCTCTTCTCCAGGCCCTGGAAATCCACCCACTGTAAAAACGGTAAAAGATCGCCTAAATTCGTATTCCCACTGTACTCGAGCATCTCCCTGATTATGAATCTAACCCTTCTCGCCTCCTCGGCGTCGACCACATTCTCTCCATAGTATCTTTTCCCAGCTATAGTCATCGAAAGCACATTAAAAGCCAGCTCGATGAACTTGGACTTCAGATCCACCTTTGTCGATCCCCCACCTGCTTCTGCATCGCGCAAGAGTTCATTTAGCAGAAGTGACAGTTCCCGTCTCCTCGTGGCTGTGAACATGGCAATCCGAGCAGGGGAAAAGATCTCAAGCGCTGCAAGACGACGTAGGTTTCGCCAATGATCTCCATAGGGGGCTATACTTATTGTAGTGTAGTTATAACTGAAATGCTTTGTCGAGAGGGTGGACGGCCGGTTGGCGAAAATGACATCGTTCTTGGTGAAGCATTCTTCCACAGCAGCAGGGGAGGTGACGACGAGGACCTTACGGACGCCAAGCCGAAGCGACAATATGTCGCCGTACTTGGCCGAGAGAGCTTGTAGAGTTTGATTCAATGGCTCTTTCACCAGATGGAGATGGCCTATCAGTGGAAGTGCAGGTGGGCTTGGAggtttgttgtttctttgttgCTTCACTAGAAAATGCCTTAGCGTGAGTAGGAAAACTAAAAGTATAGTGCAATAAAGAGTGAGCTCCATTGCTGCAACAATTTTCACTATTTCTTGCTGCTGCAAAGTTAATTACAGATTCATTTGGATGTATTTATAGAGTTGAAGCTATTTCTTAAAGGAAAAGACCTCATTTTGGCATTAAAGGTGTTTGGGGGAGTTTACgagctttttaaaatattttataagatatttaactGTTTACGAAACGttttaatgtttaaaatttatagagaATGAGCTGTAGGgtccaaaaataattgttagaaacttataaacttcttttagaaaaaaaaaaaaaaaagagttcttgatttatttttaagttaaataatatgttgtattatattcataagagttgagattttcattttttacgtaagataattatattgtatatattaattcaacatATACTAATTTGAAAGAGTTCTTTTCCCTCCTTGGAAAAAGACTAATTTGATAACTTAACAAGCTTAAATGaggaaacaaattaaattgaccattttacccttcaaaaaataaaaatcgaaCCACATTCTAGCCGCAAAATGGCCAGAAGGACAAAAATGatgcaaaagataaaatttaaagatgttaaaatcaataaatgaaCTTAAGGAATTAAAGTGGTTACAAATACAAACTTGAAGGATCAATAGGCTAtataaatagaagaaaatacaATGTATTACATGTATTGACATTTACttaactaaaaaaatgcatatgtTGAATGtggaaaaacataatttttacaatataaataataaataaggtagagaatagttattttatttttaattgtatctTTTACCGtgtaaaaagtaattttaaaatttatttaacatattgtatttataaatttatctattattataatgtcacaattttattaagataataaaatcatgtgtAATGCACATGCTTCTCACtggtatatataaatatataaatgagataaattagttaatagTTCTTAACAATTGgtaattgtttatatttttatgccattagtaattaaatacaagaatttgaaatagatGGTGTCATTAGTTTGTTactatttacttttataattattttattttaaataacatttgtttaatatttatgtattattacgattagattaaatttattataatctaATTCCAAAGGACTTTTTTCacaatattattagaaaaattgataagtttattatatttatttgtactcttctataataaatatataatcatgtatattttacatattgtaatcgatatatatatatatatatatatttgtatttttgctATCACTCcagaaaattcatttattattgataaataattataaaaaaacataaagtgtcataaaatactaatatgatTGTacaagttattaattttatactaaaactacaagtttttaaatttatactaaaacTCGCAAAAACTACCCTAACCCTCCCCAACCCAAGTTATCCAATTAGACCGCAAAGTGAGTTTTTGATGATTATCGAGATAGGTTTGAGTTAATCcttcaaaaaatcataaattttagattagatcgaaaattatttaaattgatccAACTCAGAGCGtacacttttaattttttccacctcaactatagaaataaTGGCTATGTCTTGAATAATTCACTATAAGtctataacaataatttatatatttcttctagtgaaaaaagaaagagagaaagggTAATAAAGCTTTTTAAGCTCCACTAATGAGTTTGTCGTGGATGCTTCGTCCAAACTGTGGTGGGTATGGAGTATACGTCTGGGCCATGAAAGAAAACGAATCGTATTTGattatttggatttttctataaatttaaattacagaNNNNNNNNNNTGCT
The window above is part of the Sesamum indicum cultivar Zhongzhi No. 13 linkage group LG2, S_indicum_v1.0, whole genome shotgun sequence genome. Proteins encoded here:
- the LOC105155563 gene encoding isoflavone 3'-hydroxylase-like is translated as MELTLYCTILLVFLLTLRHFLVKQQRNNKPPSPPALPLIGHLHLVKEPLNQTLQALSAKYGDILSLRLGVRKVLVVTSPAAVEECFTKNDVIFANRPSTLSTKHFSYNYTTISIAPYGDHWRNLRRLAALEIFSPARIAMFTATRRRELSLLLNELLRDAEAGGGSTKVDLKSKFIELAFNVLSMTIAGKRYYGENVVDAEEARRVRFIIREMLEYSGNTNLGDLLPFLQWVDFQGLEKRFAALMEKLDKFMQDLVNERRELMFKAGLYGGNGGHSGKTMIDHLLSLQENEPEYYTDELIKGIILVLLIAGTDTMSISMEWAMSLLLNHPAAIKKIKAEIDANVPADRLLDEQDLPKLSYLQNVITETLRLYPPVPFLIPHEASEDCTVGGYNISKGTMLLVNLWSIHRDPRLWDEPTKFVPERHETMNGEGFMLPFGAGRRKCPGGGIAGRVLGLTLGTMIQLFEWERVSDELVDMTEGTGFSIPKVKALEAVCKPREAIEKFSLLLN